TTGAAACGCAGGCAGAGCACAATATCAATGCCGGATGCCAGCAGTGATTCGAATTTCTGCCGGAATGCCATCAGTCGTGGTGGTGCTTCCCGGCCCTGGAAAAACTCTCGTGGCTGGGGCTCGAATACCATCACAATGGAGGGTACGCCCAGCTCCAGGGCCTTCTCATGCACCTGGTCGATAATGGTCTGATGTCCCAGGTGAACACCGTCAAAATTCCCGATGGTGGCGACACACCCGTTGGCCAGCGGCCCATCGGCCTGCTGCGCAAAGTGTTTCAGGTTGGTCAGGCCCCGGATCAGACGCATGTAAAACGAACCCTTGTTTGCCAGCGGTGTATGGTTTCACTGGTGAGAAAACGCGCGATTATAACCTACCTGTGGCGGAAATGTCTTACCCGAACCCCGGCCAGTGCCAACACGATAAAATACACGGCAACGCCGGAGACTACGAGAATACCCATATCCGTGGCGCGCTGAAGGCCACCTACCCCCAGCCAGCGGTCAACCGGTGGTTGCAGCCACAGGATCGCCACGGCCAGCGCCCCGTTTGCAAGTCCGATCTGAATCAGGAATCGGGGCCAGCCGGGCTGCCACTTCCATGCACCTTCCTTTATCAGACCCCGCCACAACAGGCCAGTGTTCAGCCAAGCTGACAGAGACGTGGCCAGCGCCAGTCCTGCGTGTGCCAACGGGAAGATCAGCGCCAGGTTGAATACCATATTGGCCACCATCGCAATAATGCCGATCTTGACCGGGGTCTTGGTGTCTTCGCGGGCAAAATACCCGGGCGCCAGCACCTTGATCAGCATGAAGGCAAGCAGGCCTGCGGAATAGGCGCGCAGGCTTTGGGCTGCCATGGCGACATCCCGATCGGTGACTTCCCCATAATGGAACAGGGTTGCGATCAATGGTTCCGCCAGCAGGGCCAGGGCCAGTGCGGCCGGCAGACCAATCAGAAGTACAGCCCGTACCGCCCAGTCCAGCGTGGCCGCAAACTGGTCGGCAGACGCGGCTGCGTGCTTACGGGACAGGCTTGGAAGGATCACCGTGGCGATGGCTATGCCGAAAACCCCCAGGGGCAATTCAGACAACCGGTCAGAATAATAGAGCCAGGAAACACTGCCGGTCTGCAGAAACGAAGCCAGCACGGTATCCAGCAGCAGGTTGATCTGGCTCACGGACACACCGAACAGCGCTGGCACCATCAGCTTCAGGATCCGGCTGACACCTTCGTGCTTGTAGTCCACCTTGGGCCGCGGCATCAGCCCCAGCTGCATCAGGAAGGGAATCTGGAAGAACAACTGCAACGCCCCGGCAATGAATACGCCCCAGGCCAGGGCAATGATGGGGGTTTCCATCAGCGGCGACAGGAAGATGGCAGCCCCGATCATCGCCAGGTTCAGCAATACCGGCGTAAACGCGGGTATGGCAAAACGGTCGTAGCTGTTAAGGATGCCGCCGGCAAAGGCTGTCAGCGATATCAGCAACAGATACGGGAAGGTGATGCGCAGCATGTCGCTGGCCAGGCCGAACTTGAGGTCGTCATCCAGGAAGCCCGGCGCGAAAACGGCCGTCAGTAGCGGCGCTCCCAGCATGGCGACAACGGTCACGCCCAGCAGCACCAGCCCGAGGGAGCCGGCGACAGCATTGACCAGACGCCGGACTTCGGTGACCGATTCCTGCTGCCGATAGGAGGAAAGCACCGGCACAAAGGCCTGGGAAAAGGCACCTTCGGCGAACAGGCGGCGCAGAAAATTAGGGATTTTGAAGGCAACAAAAAAAGC
The DNA window shown above is from Marinobacter sp. SS13-12 and carries:
- the murJ gene encoding murein biosynthesis integral membrane protein MurJ, with the translated sequence MSSEPEQKEEQKALPKPPGLLRSSGVVGIMTMLSRVLGLVRDMVIARYFGAGASADAFFVAFKIPNFLRRLFAEGAFSQAFVPVLSSYRQQESVTEVRRLVNAVAGSLGLVLLGVTVVAMLGAPLLTAVFAPGFLDDDLKFGLASDMLRITFPYLLLISLTAFAGGILNSYDRFAIPAFTPVLLNLAMIGAAIFLSPLMETPIIALAWGVFIAGALQLFFQIPFLMQLGLMPRPKVDYKHEGVSRILKLMVPALFGVSVSQINLLLDTVLASFLQTGSVSWLYYSDRLSELPLGVFGIAIATVILPSLSRKHAAASADQFAATLDWAVRAVLLIGLPAALALALLAEPLIATLFHYGEVTDRDVAMAAQSLRAYSAGLLAFMLIKVLAPGYFAREDTKTPVKIGIIAMVANMVFNLALIFPLAHAGLALATSLSAWLNTGLLWRGLIKEGAWKWQPGWPRFLIQIGLANGALAVAILWLQPPVDRWLGVGGLQRATDMGILVVSGVAVYFIVLALAGVRVRHFRHR